CGGGCCTTTTTCTGGAGCGGCAGGGCAATCAAATTACCAAAACCGCCGTCCGGCATGGTATCTTGGTTGGGAAACAGCCTGTCATAGGATTTAAACGAAATTTGATGCCGTTCACCCATGGCATAGGTCAATAATGCTGTCCCAAATTTTCGGGCAAAGGCCGCCGAAATCTTTTGTTCAAAGAAAAACCAGGCGTGGCAGCCATTGCCGGATTGAGACCGCTCTATGGCAACCGGTATTTTAATATCAAAACAGATTTTCCGGATAACCGCAATGTCTTGTTTCCATCCTTCTTTATCAAAATCGATGGCCAGGAAATGGCAGGTTTCATCAAGATTCATGGGATACACCCCAATGACGTATTCACCTCTGAGGTGCTTTTCAACAACGGATTCGATTAACGTCCCATACGACTGATTGCCACATGCTGAACATTTTACCCGGGGTTTACTACAAAGCCCTGGGACCCATTCATTCAGGCATACCGGACTGTATCCTGAAGTACCCTTTTTGCTTTGCCACTTTTTTGCGTAGACATCGGTTCTGCTTTTAAACAATGACATGAAAAGATAAATCTTTTCATGATTTTGAGAGAATCGGGTAACTGAACCGCCATCTATGCCTGAAGGTAATGCTGCACCGGATTTTGGATTTGATGCAGGTTTCTTATGGGGCTTGAATATTGTTTCTGCGGATTGGACAGACTCATAATGGGTAATAACATTTTCAGATTTAGGTGCCAACTCCCGTATTTTTGCTTTCAGAGCTTTATTCTCTTCAAGCATTGCATCATATTTTCTTTTCAACTCATCGTAATTATTGATGGTCATACGGCATCTGATTTATCGTATTCTTCATAGAACCGGCTTGCTTCCGTTATCACCGCTTACTGCAAGAGCGTTATCTAAAGGCGGCATGCTTGCAACACTTTCGATCATCCGTTCATTCCAAATCCGATTGACATTTCTGAGATACTCGCTGTCTTCGGGCAGATGGTAGTATTCACCACCTATAAAGCTGTCAGTGTGATACAGTTGGATATCGATTGGCGGTCCTACGGAAAGATTGCTTCGCATGGTTGAATCCATTGAAACCAAAGAACAAAGTGCAGCCGTATTCAAAGACGTTTGCGGTGTAATGATGCGGTCCAAAATCGGTTTGCCGTATTTGGTTTCACCAATCTGTAAAAACGGTGTCTCCTTGGAGGTGGATATGTGATTTCCCTGGGGGTAAATTAATGACAGATGCGGTGGATTTCCAAGGATCTGGCCGCCGAGAATAAATGTGGCTTCATAGACGCTGCCTCCGCCGGATTTTGTCTGCTCGTTGACGCTGAGTTGGCCGATATAATCAGCCGCTTCACTCATGTCCGCCACCGTATTTAGATTGATTGTTGCCTGGGTAGAAATATCTTTGGATAATTGTTCAATGACTGCCTGGGTGGTTGCAAGATTGCCGGCTGACAAAATAACAAACTGGCGGTTTCCATCCTGTCCAAACCGAAACATCTTGGAATAGGTATTTATCTGATCAACACCGGCGCTGGTCCGAGAGTCGGCACAGTACGAGATACCTTCATCAACAAGAATGGCAACACAATACGTCATAATCACTTCCTTTATTTGTGTAACATTGTTTTACCCATGATTACGCTTCATTCGTGTATCAATGTCAACATAGTTAATAATTTTTACACATACAACAGGATTAAAGCGGGGTAGGGTGGTTTGATAATTATGTCAAATTAAAACAGATCTTATTTGTTTACTGCCGGTGAATATGGACATATAATTCATAATGAAAAAAGATCTAAATCACCGACGTTCAAACCATAAAAACCTCGCATATTTGATTTGCATTAGCCCCGGGACTTGAAAATTAAGCCTTTTTCATGATATTTAAACAGGTTCCAATTAGATTGTGGAACGCTTTTTACCATAAAAAAATTTTAAGGGACAGGTATTAATCCATATGAAAGCATTGTTAGCCCTGGAAGATGGGAGAACATTTTCCTGTAGAAGTTTTACAGGGCCGGGCGAAGCCCAGGGGGAGGTGGTGTTCAACACCAGCATGACCGGTTACCAGGAAATTTTGACCGACCCGTCCTATTACGGGCAGATGGTCACCATGACCTATCCGCTCATAGGCAACTACGGCGTGTGTCCGGAAGATGTTGAATCGGACCGTATTCATGCGGCAGCCTTCATTGTCAAAGAATACCAGGAGTTTCCAAGCAATTTCAGATCAAAGGGAACCCTTGCCGATTATCTGATAAAATCCCATGTTCTAGGTATTGAGGATCTGGATACCCGGGCCCTGACCCGGCATATCCGTAAATCAGGAGCCATGAGAGCCATGATATCGACCACGGATCTGGACCCTGAATCCCTTGTGGCACGGGCCAAACAGATTCCATCCATGGAAGGATCGAACCTGGTGGAATATGTCACAACTAAAAAACCGTATTTCTGGAAAGACAACAATCCGGATTATGTAGATACCAAAAGTCTTGAAGACCCCACTATATGGCGCTACAAAGGAAAAAAACATTCTGTGGTGGCCCTGGATTTCGGCATAAAATATAATATCATCCGCTGCCTTGAAAACGCAGGATGTGAGGTACTGGTGGTTCCGGCAAAAACCGATGCCCAGACCATAAAAAACCTAAACCCGGACGGTGTTTTCCTGTCCAACGGCCCCGGCGATCCGGAACCTTTGACTTATATCGTGACAACCATACGCGAACTTCTCGAACACTATCCTGTTTTTGGAATTTGCCTTGGCATGCAGCTTCTCGGCCTTGCCATGGGCGGTAAAACCATGAAAATCAAATTCGGCCACAGGGGCGGCAATCAGCCGGTAAAAAATATGGATACCGGCAAAGTTGAGATCACCTCCCAGAACCATGGATTTGCGGTGGATCTGAATACCCTTGACAAAAATAATTGCCACCTGACCCACATCAACCTGAACGAAGACTCCCTGGAAGGGCTCAAGAACGATACCATTCGGGCGTTTGCCGTCCAGTACCACCCCGAAGCCTCTCCAGGTCCCCACGATGCGGCCTATCTTTTTAACCAGTTTGCAAAAGTGATGGAAAATGCCAAAGCGTAACGACATCCATAAAATTCTGATCATTGGTGCCGGCCCGATCATCATCAGCCAGGCATGCGAGTTTGACTATTCCGGCACCCAGGCCTGCAAGGCTTTGAAGGAAGAAGGGTTTGAAGTTGTCTTAATCAACTCCAATCCAGCCACCATCATGACCGATCCTGAAACAGCCGACCGGGTATATGTTGAACCGGTAACCGCTGAAACTCTGTGCAAGGTAATTGAAGAGGAGCG
This window of the uncultured Desulfobacter sp. genome carries:
- a CDS encoding peptidase translates to MTYCVAILVDEGISYCADSRTSAGVDQINTYSKMFRFGQDGNRQFVILSAGNLATTQAVIEQLSKDISTQATINLNTVADMSEAADYIGQLSVNEQTKSGGGSVYEATFILGGQILGNPPHLSLIYPQGNHISTSKETPFLQIGETKYGKPILDRIITPQTSLNTAALCSLVSMDSTMRSNLSVGPPIDIQLYHTDSFIGGEYYHLPEDSEYLRNVNRIWNERMIESVASMPPLDNALAVSGDNGSKPVL
- the carA gene encoding glutamine-hydrolyzing carbamoyl-phosphate synthase small subunit — encoded protein: MKALLALEDGRTFSCRSFTGPGEAQGEVVFNTSMTGYQEILTDPSYYGQMVTMTYPLIGNYGVCPEDVESDRIHAAAFIVKEYQEFPSNFRSKGTLADYLIKSHVLGIEDLDTRALTRHIRKSGAMRAMISTTDLDPESLVARAKQIPSMEGSNLVEYVTTKKPYFWKDNNPDYVDTKSLEDPTIWRYKGKKHSVVALDFGIKYNIIRCLENAGCEVLVVPAKTDAQTIKNLNPDGVFLSNGPGDPEPLTYIVTTIRELLEHYPVFGICLGMQLLGLAMGGKTMKIKFGHRGGNQPVKNMDTGKVEITSQNHGFAVDLNTLDKNNCHLTHINLNEDSLEGLKNDTIRAFAVQYHPEASPGPHDAAYLFNQFAKVMENAKA